In Lewinellaceae bacterium, a single window of DNA contains:
- a CDS encoding polyphosphate polymerase domain-containing protein, producing the protein MVQNKEKTVKVAAEASANGTVAPAASQAPSKQETKASDFRKERKFVIEGFDIAQVEAVVKSHPALFSVPFPPRHINNIYFDTREFRNYRDNVAGSTNREKFRIRWYGEQYGPVKKPVLEIKIKRGLAGTKKYAPLKPITLKPGFSMKDIEEWLDQSDLSPEYREALKYLQPSLHNRYRRKYFLSADKRFRLTLDDQLAYVNVPKLPGFFTHREMEHGKVVMEIKYDTENDVYASWLTDHFPFRLSKNSKYVIGVKKLDIWNQHEW; encoded by the coding sequence ATGGTACAGAATAAGGAAAAAACAGTAAAAGTGGCCGCTGAGGCATCGGCTAATGGAACCGTTGCGCCGGCTGCATCTCAGGCGCCCAGTAAGCAAGAGACCAAGGCTTCTGACTTCAGAAAGGAGCGCAAATTCGTTATTGAAGGATTTGACATTGCTCAGGTGGAAGCCGTCGTGAAGTCCCACCCCGCTTTGTTTTCTGTCCCCTTTCCACCCCGGCACATCAACAACATCTACTTTGATACGCGGGAGTTCCGGAACTACCGGGATAATGTGGCCGGGTCGACGAACCGGGAGAAGTTCCGCATACGGTGGTACGGCGAACAGTACGGGCCGGTCAAAAAGCCGGTGCTGGAAATCAAGATCAAGAGAGGATTGGCGGGCACCAAAAAGTATGCTCCGCTCAAACCCATCACCTTGAAACCCGGTTTTTCAATGAAAGACATTGAGGAGTGGCTGGACCAGTCGGATCTCAGCCCGGAATACCGCGAAGCGCTCAAGTATCTGCAGCCTTCTCTGCACAACCGGTACCGGCGGAAATACTTCCTGTCGGCCGATAAGCGGTTCCGCCTGACGCTCGACGACCAGCTCGCCTATGTCAATGTTCCCAAACTGCCGGGCTTCTTTACCCACCGGGAAATGGAACATGGGAAGGTAGTAATGGAAATTAAGTACGATACGGAGAACGATGTTTACGCCAGTTGGCTGACGGACCATTTCCCGTTCCGGCTCAGCAAGAATTCCAAGTATGTCATCGGCGTCAAGAAGCTGGACATCTGGAACCAGCACGAATGGTAA
- a CDS encoding IS91 family transposase — protein sequence MALGACRTAALGAHKVACTECGQVQIAYNSCRNRNCPNCQGRQRQQWVQARAGELLPVPYFHLVFTLPDALNPLCLHNPEVMYRLLFEASWYTVNKLGKDLRWVGAQLGMVAILHTWGSNLSLHPHLHCMVPAGGLSGNGQWKHSKSKGKYLFNREVMGTIFRARYAKLLRKAIQAGAIPQGDIPPGLFRKLFAKPWAPYAEQPFRKARQVVNYIGRYSHSIAIGNHRIKNIREGRVTFSYKNYRKKGKMENLRLEQWEFIRRFAMHIIPYRFIRIRHYGILSNRCKGQALKAARAALGAEAPLKAEQPKAAFNPLLPMHYCSCCGRTTMHLLLEVLPPARAGPYARAAKDNS from the coding sequence ATGGCTTTAGGGGCTTGCCGTACGGCTGCCTTGGGGGCTCATAAAGTAGCTTGTACTGAGTGCGGGCAGGTGCAGATAGCTTATAATTCTTGCCGCAACCGCAACTGCCCCAACTGCCAAGGCCGACAACGCCAGCAGTGGGTGCAGGCCCGGGCCGGAGAGCTATTGCCCGTACCCTACTTCCATTTGGTGTTTACCCTGCCGGATGCCCTCAACCCCTTGTGCCTGCACAACCCTGAAGTGATGTACCGCCTGCTTTTTGAAGCCAGCTGGTATACTGTCAATAAGTTGGGCAAGGATCTTCGCTGGGTGGGCGCACAGCTGGGCATGGTAGCTATTTTGCATACTTGGGGCTCCAACCTGAGCTTACACCCCCACCTGCACTGCATGGTGCCTGCTGGCGGGCTGAGTGGCAATGGGCAGTGGAAACACAGCAAATCCAAAGGCAAGTACCTCTTTAACCGGGAGGTAATGGGCACTATATTCCGTGCCCGGTATGCTAAGTTGCTGCGCAAGGCTATCCAGGCAGGAGCGATCCCGCAGGGGGATATTCCCCCAGGATTGTTCCGAAAGCTATTTGCCAAGCCCTGGGCGCCTTACGCAGAGCAGCCCTTCAGGAAAGCCCGGCAGGTAGTCAACTACATTGGCCGGTATTCTCACAGCATTGCCATTGGCAACCACCGTATTAAAAATATCCGGGAGGGCAGGGTAACTTTCTCCTACAAAAACTACCGAAAAAAGGGGAAGATGGAAAATCTGCGGCTGGAGCAGTGGGAGTTCATCCGCCGCTTTGCTATGCATATTATCCCCTACCGGTTTATAAGAATACGGCATTACGGGATACTAAGCAACCGCTGTAAAGGGCAAGCCCTAAAAGCGGCCAGGGCAGCCCTGGGCGCAGAAGCCCCGCTAAAAGCAGAGCAGCCCAAAGCGGCATTCAACCCATTGCTGCCGATGCACTATTGCTCCTGCTGCGGGCGCACTACCATGCACCTGCTGCTGGAAGTGTTGCCCCCGGCCAGGGCCGGGCCGTACGCTAGGGCCGCCAAGGATAATTCGTAA
- the tnpB gene encoding IS66 family insertion sequence element accessory protein TnpB: protein MMGFTSAQRYYLSREAADMRKSYDGLSGLVRQGLGRDPLSGEVFIFLNRRRTMIKILVWDRSGFVIWSKRLERGTFELPRSTEAGASVALRWEELVMILEGVSLGSIQRRKRYSREKAAA from the coding sequence ATGATGGGCTTTACCTCAGCGCAGCGCTATTACCTGAGCCGGGAGGCTGCGGACATGAGAAAGAGTTATGACGGCTTAAGCGGGCTGGTCCGCCAGGGCCTGGGCCGCGACCCCTTGAGCGGAGAAGTATTCATCTTTTTGAACCGGCGCCGGACGATGATCAAGATATTGGTGTGGGACCGTAGCGGTTTTGTAATTTGGAGCAAGCGCTTGGAACGAGGCACGTTCGAGTTGCCGCGCAGCACAGAGGCCGGCGCGTCGGTGGCCTTGCGCTGGGAGGAGTTGGTGATGATCCTGGAAGGCGTATCCCTGGGCAGTATCCAACGGCGCAAGCGCTATAGCAGGGAAAAAGCGGCGGCGTGA
- a CDS encoding DUF4238 domain-containing protein, which produces MTHKKQHIIPEAYLKYYSTNSKVYVIQLNNEYRRNIQEKGIGDKIFCDYENYYYNFPNRSNKPILENMFGRIESNDYETIMSRVNKNVDLGFDTKDIIINWMLMMKMRNSFFRDTFAKNIAWLKKTKSKLKTRANLSEKEKKEIEKESKRTAKAIQLSSFFDDYQKNLKEYFVNFMYKDWVILKSNTSNFITSDNPGFSFSLSTENFLNGLNPVSSIYNLDRNCHVIHYFPLSKQYCLNLLPIFRDFDDGKVNELTQSRIEIETVDSKKVELINKMTIQTSHKLVIGNEYSDLEYWENEIKQKFR; this is translated from the coding sequence ATGACTCATAAAAAACAACATATAATTCCTGAAGCATATTTAAAGTACTATTCTACAAATAGTAAAGTATACGTTATTCAACTTAATAATGAATATCGCCGCAATATCCAAGAAAAAGGGATTGGTGATAAGATTTTTTGTGATTATGAAAACTACTATTACAATTTTCCCAATAGAAGCAATAAACCAATTTTAGAAAACATGTTTGGGAGAATTGAATCGAATGATTATGAGACCATTATGTCGAGAGTTAATAAAAACGTCGATTTAGGATTTGATACAAAAGATATAATCATCAATTGGATGTTGATGATGAAGATGAGAAATTCCTTTTTTAGAGACACATTTGCCAAAAATATTGCTTGGCTCAAAAAAACAAAATCAAAACTTAAAACTAGAGCTAACCTTTCGGAAAAGGAAAAAAAAGAGATTGAAAAAGAGTCAAAAAGAACAGCAAAAGCAATCCAGCTATCATCATTTTTCGATGATTATCAAAAGAACTTAAAAGAATATTTTGTAAACTTCATGTATAAAGATTGGGTGATTTTAAAATCGAACACAAGTAATTTTATAACAAGTGACAATCCAGGATTTTCATTTTCACTGTCAACGGAAAATTTTTTGAATGGGTTAAACCCTGTGTCTTCGATTTATAATTTAGATAGAAATTGTCACGTGATTCATTATTTTCCACTTAGCAAACAGTATTGTCTAAATCTATTGCCAATTTTCAGGGATTTTGATGATGGAAAAGTTAACGAACTAACACAATCGAGAATTGAAATCGAGACGGTTGATTCTAAGAAAGTTGAATTGATTAATAAGATGACGATTCAGACATCGCATAAATTGGTGATCGGAAATGAATACTCAGATTTAGAATACTGGGAAAATGAGATTAAACAAAAATTCAGGTGA
- a CDS encoding SH3 domain-containing protein, with amino-acid sequence MKNIILIISLLISLNSFGQRYEVGEEMYVIADGGLNLRKNPSIEGGVITLLNRGSKVKIDQILKSEEIELPNGYRGKWVKILYGNIQGFVFDAYLSRLSPIDFLDIDENGCWENDILKGLAINIGKIDSIEYDSYGDGEGTYRMMIFQLKNGGKYIEHYYWEHRLNEIQLFGLREEEIDQFVRSIMGFCEDKREGLEIVGENKQRYIDIRKYEDCCVHNLRIKVIDDKLIIRTQIDPGS; translated from the coding sequence ATGAAGAATATCATCCTAATTATATCGCTATTAATCAGTTTGAATAGTTTTGGACAAAGGTATGAGGTTGGTGAAGAAATGTATGTAATTGCAGATGGTGGATTAAATTTGAGAAAAAACCCTAGTATTGAGGGAGGAGTAATTACCTTGTTAAATAGAGGAAGCAAAGTCAAAATAGATCAGATACTAAAAAGTGAAGAGATTGAATTGCCGAATGGATACAGAGGAAAATGGGTGAAAATCTTATATGGAAATATACAAGGTTTTGTTTTTGATGCATATTTATCGAGACTGAGCCCTATAGATTTTTTAGATATAGATGAAAATGGTTGTTGGGAAAACGATATTTTGAAAGGACTGGCAATAAATATCGGTAAAATTGACTCCATAGAATATGATAGTTATGGAGACGGCGAAGGCACTTACAGGATGATGATTTTTCAACTAAAAAATGGAGGTAAGTACATTGAACATTACTATTGGGAACATCGATTAAATGAGATCCAATTATTTGGACTAAGAGAGGAAGAGATAGATCAGTTCGTACGATCAATAATGGGGTTTTGTGAGGATAAAAGAGAAGGATTAGAAATTGTTGGTGAGAACAAGCAAAGATATATCGATATAAGGAAATATGAAGATTGCTGCGTACACAATCTTAGAATAAAGGTAATCGACGACAAGCTAATCATAAGAACTCAAATTGATCCAGGATCGTAG
- a CDS encoding tyrosine-type recombinase/integrase, with protein sequence MALYFECCPTTLPDEQINEYLLLLRDTQCPSYSYFKHTVYGLRMAFRLIGREDRAIRLPSIQRIKSLPTVFSRQEIKRLIGTPKWKKHRILFALIYSAGLRISEASKLEQRDIDFERMTVHIRQSKYKKDRYVPLSGYMKKGLQDYYRQSCPVKYVFNGKATGSPLSTRAIQYIFRENLRKSGINKKANVHTLRHSYATHLLEDGVDIISLRDLLGHQDIQTTLDYLHVAQFERSRAHSPLDTLYGWKGV encoded by the coding sequence ATGGCTCTGTACTTTGAGTGTTGCCCCACCACGCTACCCGATGAGCAGATAAATGAGTATTTGTTGCTGCTACGGGATACGCAGTGCCCTTCCTACTCCTATTTCAAGCATACCGTCTATGGCTTACGCATGGCTTTTCGCCTGATAGGCAGAGAAGACAGAGCGATCCGCCTGCCGTCCATACAGCGTATCAAGTCTTTGCCCACAGTGTTTAGCCGCCAGGAAATCAAACGCTTGATTGGCACCCCAAAGTGGAAAAAGCACCGCATCCTCTTTGCGCTGATCTATTCTGCGGGCTTGCGCATCAGCGAAGCCAGCAAGCTGGAACAGCGCGACATTGACTTTGAGCGCATGACGGTTCATATCCGGCAGTCCAAATACAAGAAGGATAGGTATGTGCCCTTGTCTGGCTATATGAAAAAAGGGCTACAAGATTACTACCGGCAGTCTTGCCCTGTCAAGTATGTGTTCAATGGGAAAGCTACTGGATCGCCGCTCAGTACTCGGGCCATTCAGTACATCTTTCGAGAGAACCTGCGCAAATCGGGCATCAACAAAAAAGCCAATGTGCATACCCTGCGGCATAGCTATGCTACCCACTTGCTGGAAGATGGGGTAGATATCATCAGCCTGCGTGATTTACTGGGCCACCAGGATATTCAAACGACGCTGGATTATTTGCATGTAGCCCAATTTGAGCGCAGCCGGGCGCATTCCCCCTTGGATACGCTCTACGGCTGGAAGGGTGTGTAA
- a CDS encoding DUF4910 domain-containing protein has translation MDGSDTVGTKMYALAERLFPICRSITGNGVRRSLQILQEYLPLEVREVPSGTPAFDWVVPREWNVREAWVKGPAGDKVIDFQQHNLHLLSYSVPVHRRLSLSELKAHLFTLPAQPDLIPYRTSYYEENWGFCLPHRQYEALPEGEYEVFIDSSLEEGCLTYGAYYLPGETEEEVLFSAHICHPSLANDNLSGISLLAFLAQELQKKPRRYSYRFLFIPGTIGAITWLSRNEDKTHNIRHGLVASLLGDPGGFTYKRSRRGNAEIDRAAEHVLKHSGHPFQIIDFIPYGYDERQFCSPGFNLPVGSLTRSPFATFPEYHTSADNLSFIQPRCLEESLEVYLRIAEVLEGNALYQNLNPKCEPQLGRRGLYDAIGGDSDGKALQMAMLWVLNLSDGQHSLLDIAERSGYSFGVILRACGLLRGAGLVGEGR, from the coding sequence ATGGACGGCAGCGATACCGTTGGAACGAAAATGTACGCCCTGGCCGAACGCCTTTTCCCGATTTGCAGAAGCATAACGGGAAATGGCGTTCGCCGGAGCCTGCAAATCCTTCAGGAGTACCTCCCTCTGGAAGTCCGGGAAGTGCCTTCGGGCACGCCGGCTTTCGATTGGGTGGTGCCCCGGGAGTGGAATGTCCGCGAGGCCTGGGTAAAAGGCCCGGCGGGCGACAAGGTCATCGACTTTCAGCAACACAACCTTCACCTCCTCAGTTACAGCGTCCCGGTGCACCGGCGCCTGAGCCTTTCTGAACTGAAGGCGCACCTGTTTACCCTGCCCGCGCAGCCGGATCTCATCCCTTACCGCACTTCTTACTACGAAGAGAACTGGGGGTTCTGCCTGCCTCACCGGCAATACGAGGCCCTGCCCGAGGGCGAGTACGAGGTTTTTATCGACAGTAGCCTGGAAGAGGGCTGCCTCACCTACGGAGCGTATTACCTGCCCGGCGAAACCGAAGAGGAGGTTTTGTTCTCCGCTCACATCTGCCACCCTTCCCTGGCCAACGACAACCTGTCGGGCATCAGCCTGCTGGCCTTCCTGGCGCAGGAACTGCAAAAAAAGCCCCGGCGTTATTCCTACCGCTTTCTGTTCATCCCCGGCACCATCGGCGCCATCACCTGGTTGTCCCGGAATGAAGATAAAACCCACAACATACGCCATGGCCTGGTAGCCTCCCTGCTGGGCGACCCGGGCGGCTTCACCTACAAGCGCAGCCGCCGGGGCAATGCGGAGATCGACCGCGCCGCCGAGCACGTCCTGAAACACAGCGGACATCCTTTCCAGATCATCGATTTTATTCCCTACGGCTACGACGAGCGGCAGTTTTGCTCCCCGGGCTTCAACCTTCCGGTTGGCAGCCTCACCCGCTCGCCCTTCGCCACCTTCCCCGAATACCACACCTCTGCGGATAACCTGAGCTTCATTCAACCCCGATGCCTCGAAGAGTCGCTGGAAGTTTACCTCCGGATCGCTGAAGTGCTGGAGGGCAATGCCCTTTATCAAAACCTGAACCCCAAATGCGAACCTCAACTGGGCCGGCGCGGCCTGTACGATGCCATCGGCGGCGATAGCGACGGCAAAGCCCTGCAGATGGCGATGCTCTGGGTGCTCAATCTTTCGGATGGGCAGCATAGTTTGCTGGATATTGCGGAACGGTCCGGGTACTCGTTTGGGGTGATACTGCGGGCGTGTGGGTTGTTGAGGGGGGCGGGGTTGGTGGGGGAGGGTAGGTGA
- a CDS encoding IS66 family transposase → MQNAATPMVPLADYQKLESEIQDLKQRIAWFERMMFGRKSERFVPAEEIEGQLKLAFAPEQAQEVEATVKQLIAEHERSVPPKKENAHKGRQPIPPHLPRVTEVLEPEEDTSGMKRIGEDISEVLEYEPGKVWVRRTVRPKYARMEAELEPGQGQIVQAPAKELPFGRSKAGVSLIVHILIAKYVEHLPLHRLIARFARSGLKVPPPTIGNWVKTGAEPLMILYEAYQNAVFGSSYLQMDETRLKVLEDGRGRAHLGYLWAVFSPIHKLPFFFYEKGRDHHGPKKFLERFAGVLQCDGYSVYKTLDRKLASIALMNCMAHIRREFFEAQGTDAERAQTALTMIKILYLVEEKARLQGLDAEQRLELRLKESKPAFDTLGQWLQTEYDKVTPSSAIGKAIQYALNRWKNMAWFLADGNIEIDNNLVENIIRPAAIGRKNYLFAGSHEAAQRTAMFYTFFAACKHHGIDPEKWLTDVLNRIHDHKVSQLHELFPQNWKPAAE, encoded by the coding sequence ATGCAAAACGCAGCTACGCCAATGGTTCCGCTGGCCGATTACCAAAAACTGGAATCGGAAATCCAGGACTTGAAACAACGCATCGCGTGGTTCGAGCGGATGATGTTTGGCCGCAAGAGCGAGCGTTTTGTGCCTGCCGAAGAGATAGAGGGGCAATTGAAATTAGCCTTTGCCCCGGAACAGGCCCAAGAGGTAGAAGCCACAGTAAAGCAGCTCATAGCGGAGCACGAGCGCAGTGTCCCGCCCAAGAAAGAGAATGCTCACAAAGGCCGGCAGCCTATCCCGCCTCATTTGCCGCGCGTAACAGAGGTGCTTGAGCCCGAGGAAGATACCAGCGGGATGAAGCGCATCGGCGAGGACATAAGCGAGGTGTTGGAATATGAGCCGGGCAAAGTATGGGTGCGGCGCACCGTGCGGCCTAAATACGCCCGGATGGAAGCTGAACTGGAGCCAGGCCAAGGACAAATCGTACAAGCGCCTGCCAAAGAGCTGCCCTTCGGCCGTTCCAAAGCCGGGGTTAGCCTGATCGTGCACATCCTCATAGCCAAATACGTAGAACACTTGCCGCTGCACCGGCTCATTGCCCGGTTTGCCCGCAGCGGCTTGAAAGTCCCGCCTCCAACGATAGGGAACTGGGTCAAAACCGGGGCCGAGCCGCTAATGATCCTCTATGAAGCCTACCAAAATGCCGTTTTTGGCTCCTCTTACCTCCAGATGGACGAAACCAGGCTAAAGGTGCTGGAAGACGGGAGAGGCCGGGCGCACCTGGGGTATCTGTGGGCGGTGTTCAGCCCTATCCATAAACTGCCCTTCTTCTTTTACGAAAAAGGGCGGGATCACCATGGGCCAAAAAAATTCCTGGAACGTTTTGCGGGCGTACTGCAATGCGACGGCTACAGCGTGTACAAAACCCTGGACAGAAAGCTGGCCAGCATCGCCCTGATGAATTGCATGGCCCATATCCGCCGGGAGTTCTTCGAGGCCCAGGGTACCGACGCCGAGCGGGCCCAAACGGCCTTGACGATGATCAAGATCCTTTACCTGGTGGAAGAAAAAGCTCGCCTGCAGGGCCTGGACGCCGAACAGCGCCTGGAGCTTCGGCTCAAAGAATCAAAACCTGCCTTCGATACCCTTGGGCAGTGGCTGCAAACCGAATACGACAAGGTTACTCCTTCCAGCGCCATCGGCAAAGCTATCCAATACGCCCTCAACCGCTGGAAGAACATGGCCTGGTTTTTGGCCGACGGCAATATTGAGATCGACAACAACCTGGTGGAGAACATTATCCGCCCGGCGGCTATCGGGCGCAAGAATTACTTATTTGCCGGCAGCCACGAAGCAGCCCAGCGCACGGCGATGTTCTATACCTTCTTCGCCGCCTGCAAACACCACGGCATTGACCCCGAGAAATGGCTCACAGACGTGCTCAACCGCATCCACGATCACAAGGTCAGCCAACTGCATGAACTCTTCCCGCAGAATTGGAAGCCGGCAGCGGAATAA
- a CDS encoding tyrosine-type recombinase/integrase, with translation MEVIITARPLCHRGENRIKIELSHKDWAAISKIKSIPGRKWSHTHRCWHVPFTEDALRQLKGCFGGQLDARQLEGVPGQTSAQACLAHAELQNPEPALLQASAPAQPESPFPAARIQPEFRTITQYGGARRIVVGNRLALLQSSPQWIAAFVPHDKKNWIEHIKSIPGRRWDAKQCCWLLPLTAESVHAVRDFFGELAVFGFAIPEELPESWRPPPSSKRPPQKKQLNERQRRAVSALEEQLILEGKRHRTIKSYKGILISLLLHYPKTEPEQVSLEQVKAYIVYKKKSADIATSTHNQIINALNAYFGRVLGQNEKVQKLPRPKKRRKLPNVLSEEEVQRLIQAVKNPKHKCMLLLIYSAGLRKGEVLNLRVRDLNPGRQCIFVKDSKGGKDRYTLYSPKAIRYVSEYIRTYKPRYWLFEGQTGGQYSESSLQALFGRAREESGVNPFITIHGLRHSFATHLVERGVSLHKVKQLLGHEHLKTTEVYLHLAQDFFQKVQSPLEGLDL, from the coding sequence ATGGAAGTGATTATCACCGCGCGCCCTTTGTGCCACCGGGGAGAAAACCGGATCAAAATCGAACTTTCCCATAAAGACTGGGCTGCCATTAGCAAGATCAAAAGCATCCCCGGCCGGAAGTGGAGCCATACGCACAGGTGCTGGCATGTCCCCTTTACAGAGGATGCCCTGCGGCAGCTGAAAGGCTGCTTTGGAGGCCAGCTGGATGCCCGGCAACTGGAGGGCGTTCCTGGCCAAACAAGCGCCCAGGCATGCCTGGCTCATGCTGAGCTTCAAAACCCTGAGCCGGCACTTTTGCAGGCATCTGCCCCGGCGCAGCCGGAAAGCCCTTTCCCGGCTGCCCGCATCCAACCGGAATTCCGCACCATAACCCAGTACGGCGGCGCGCGCCGGATCGTAGTGGGCAACCGCCTGGCCCTTCTGCAATCTTCGCCCCAGTGGATAGCGGCTTTCGTGCCACATGACAAAAAAAACTGGATCGAGCACATCAAATCCATACCCGGCAGGCGCTGGGACGCAAAGCAATGCTGCTGGCTGCTGCCCTTGACGGCCGAGAGCGTCCATGCTGTCCGGGATTTCTTTGGAGAATTGGCAGTGTTCGGCTTTGCCATCCCGGAAGAGCTGCCGGAGAGCTGGAGGCCTCCGCCCTCAAGCAAGCGGCCCCCACAAAAAAAACAGCTCAACGAGCGGCAGCGCCGCGCCGTTTCGGCCCTGGAAGAGCAGCTCATCCTGGAAGGCAAGCGGCACCGGACGATTAAGTCGTACAAGGGCATACTCATTAGCCTATTGCTGCACTACCCCAAAACAGAACCCGAGCAGGTTTCCCTGGAACAAGTGAAAGCTTATATCGTATACAAGAAAAAGTCGGCGGATATAGCCACCAGCACCCACAACCAGATCATCAACGCGCTGAACGCCTATTTTGGGCGGGTGTTAGGTCAGAACGAGAAGGTGCAAAAGCTGCCCCGGCCCAAGAAGCGGCGGAAATTGCCTAATGTATTGAGCGAAGAAGAAGTACAGCGGTTGATCCAGGCAGTAAAGAACCCAAAACACAAATGTATGCTTCTGTTGATCTACTCTGCGGGGCTGCGCAAAGGTGAAGTGCTGAACCTTCGCGTCCGGGATCTAAACCCCGGCCGGCAGTGTATTTTTGTGAAGGACAGCAAAGGCGGAAAAGACCGGTACACCCTTTATTCTCCAAAAGCCATTCGCTACGTCAGTGAATACATCCGTACCTATAAACCCCGGTATTGGCTATTCGAAGGCCAAACCGGAGGGCAGTACAGCGAGTCCAGCCTCCAGGCGTTGTTCGGCCGGGCACGCGAGGAATCGGGCGTCAACCCCTTTATCACGATACACGGCCTGCGGCATAGCTTCGCCACGCATTTGGTAGAAAGAGGGGTATCTTTGCACAAGGTCAAACAACTTCTGGGCCATGAGCATTTGAAAACGACAGAAGTCTACCTGCACCTGGCTCAGGATTTTTTCCAAAAAGTACAAAGCCCTTTGGAAGGGTTGGATTTGTAA
- a CDS encoding IS66 family transposase: protein MLPEPLQQATKNLPEESQLVIQAVVVFYESQVQELKSRIKELEDQISKNSRNSSKPPSTDEFDKPSPKSLREKTGRKAGGQKGHKGNNLKMVESPDVEVPHKVEICACCQKSLRRQKADAIERRQVFDLPPLELIITEHQAEVKHCSCGHVNRADFPAHAPHYVQYGPNIKSLLVYMQDYQLLPYERTKEFVKDVFGHSISAGTLYNIRQCAYDKLADFEERLKALLTAAVVAGFDETGIRIVAQRLWLHSCSTACHAYYEAHAKRGQVAMDDIGILPKFKGIAVHDFWRSYLGYACEHALCNAHLLRDLIFIKERFKQEWADELIGLLLKMKAAKERAIAKGKLALSQASLTRYRKLYDAIVQKGLKANPYEPPPEKKRGRPPKTKPRNLIERIRDYAGDILRFLYDFKVPFDNNFSERDIRMMKVKQKISGCFRSWNGAKFFTRIRSFIVTARKQEVNVFKALRNLFMDNSITFQLTSTMPC, encoded by the coding sequence ATGCTACCAGAACCACTACAACAAGCGACCAAGAATTTACCAGAGGAAAGCCAACTGGTAATACAGGCAGTTGTAGTATTTTATGAATCGCAGGTTCAAGAGCTGAAATCCCGGATCAAAGAATTAGAAGACCAAATCTCAAAGAACAGCAGGAACAGCAGCAAGCCTCCGTCTACAGATGAATTTGACAAGCCTTCGCCCAAAAGCCTTCGCGAGAAAACAGGCCGCAAGGCAGGGGGGCAAAAAGGGCACAAAGGGAATAACCTGAAAATGGTGGAATCCCCGGATGTAGAAGTGCCTCATAAGGTAGAAATTTGTGCCTGCTGCCAAAAAAGCCTGCGGCGGCAAAAAGCTGATGCTATAGAGCGGCGCCAGGTATTTGACTTGCCCCCTTTGGAGTTGATCATAACCGAACACCAGGCAGAAGTCAAGCACTGTTCTTGTGGCCATGTCAATAGAGCTGATTTCCCGGCTCATGCCCCCCATTACGTGCAGTATGGGCCCAACATAAAGAGCCTGTTGGTGTATATGCAAGACTACCAGTTGCTGCCTTATGAACGCACCAAAGAATTTGTCAAAGATGTATTTGGGCACTCCATAAGCGCCGGCACCTTGTACAATATCCGCCAGTGTGCTTACGATAAACTGGCTGATTTTGAAGAGCGGCTTAAAGCATTGCTAACCGCAGCCGTTGTTGCCGGCTTTGATGAAACCGGCATACGGATAGTGGCCCAGCGGCTGTGGCTGCATAGCTGCTCTACCGCCTGCCATGCCTATTATGAAGCTCATGCCAAACGGGGCCAAGTTGCCATGGATGATATTGGCATCTTACCCAAGTTTAAAGGTATTGCCGTCCATGACTTTTGGAGGAGTTACCTTGGTTATGCCTGCGAACATGCCTTGTGCAACGCACATTTGCTCAGAGATTTAATCTTTATCAAAGAACGTTTCAAGCAAGAATGGGCTGATGAGCTCATTGGCCTGCTCTTAAAAATGAAGGCTGCTAAAGAAAGGGCTATTGCCAAAGGCAAGCTGGCCTTATCCCAAGCAAGCTTAACAAGATACCGAAAGCTTTACGATGCGATCGTACAAAAGGGGCTTAAAGCTAACCCTTATGAACCTCCTCCCGAAAAGAAAAGAGGCCGCCCCCCAAAAACAAAGCCTCGAAACCTAATAGAACGCATTAGAGATTACGCCGGCGATATTTTGAGGTTCCTCTACGATTTTAAAGTCCCATTTGACAACAACTTCTCCGAACGAGATATCCGAATGATGAAAGTCAAACAAAAAATCTCGGGTTGTTTCAGAAGTTGGAATGGGGCCAAATTCTTCACAAGAATCCGCAGTTTTATCGTCACGGCCCGTAAACAAGAGGTCAATGTTTTCAAAGCATTGAGGAATTTGTTTATGGATAATTCTATTACTTTTCAATTAACCAGCACGATGCCGTGCTGA